One window of the Fibrobacter sp. UWR4 genome contains the following:
- a CDS encoding YafY family protein has protein sequence MATGYEKINAIKSLLKTKMTVAQMANLLNCGPRTVFRHLEVLTNENCGLRRTKENGQTYYVIQTNEEVNFNQTIVKQLEKIKKNMGSANAQDIKNVKLVDKIIEQLGVTNPDEFKPEAITTDPDYILDYGPFSDNKLQSTSINRVLKAIHDHFMIKISYRPSSHEAEPSIFELRPVKVIMRMDTLYLIAADETYEETGVFKNFLFENIISVQETNTAFQKIAFDAAIHYKYAFGKYTAMTKPEEVSLLVKNKWLQTQFERSHFTPEASKRMDKDGNMIVDLKLRLTPDFKTWLLGVSPDVKILKPASLKEEIKEMLKKTLAEMDD, from the coding sequence ATGGCGACTGGATACGAAAAGATTAATGCAATCAAGAGTCTCTTGAAGACAAAGATGACTGTGGCCCAGATGGCAAACTTGCTGAATTGCGGCCCCCGTACGGTGTTCCGCCATCTGGAGGTTTTGACCAACGAAAACTGCGGCCTGCGCAGAACAAAGGAAAATGGTCAGACTTATTACGTTATTCAAACTAACGAAGAAGTCAACTTCAACCAGACCATCGTTAAGCAGCTGGAAAAGATCAAGAAGAACATGGGGAGCGCCAACGCTCAGGACATCAAGAACGTAAAATTGGTGGACAAGATTATCGAGCAGTTGGGCGTGACCAATCCCGATGAATTCAAGCCGGAAGCTATTACCACGGACCCGGACTACATTTTGGATTACGGTCCCTTTAGCGATAATAAGCTGCAGAGCACCAGCATCAATCGGGTGCTGAAGGCAATCCACGATCACTTCATGATCAAGATTTCCTACAGGCCTTCGTCCCACGAAGCGGAACCCAGCATTTTTGAACTTCGCCCGGTGAAGGTTATCATGCGTATGGATACGCTGTACTTGATTGCCGCCGATGAAACTTACGAAGAAACCGGCGTGTTCAAGAATTTCCTGTTTGAAAATATCATTAGCGTGCAGGAAACCAACACCGCTTTCCAGAAGATTGCCTTTGACGCTGCGATCCACTACAAGTACGCCTTCGGTAAGTATACTGCGATGACGAAGCCGGAAGAAGTTTCCCTGCTGGTGAAGAACAAGTGGCTCCAGACTCAGTTTGAACGTTCCCACTTTACTCCGGAAGCCTCCAAGCGTATGGATAAAGATGGCAACATGATCGTGGATTTGAAACTGCGCCTGACTCCGGATTTCAAGACTTGGCTGTTGGGCGTTTCTCCCGATGTGAAAATTTTGAAGCCCGCTTCCTTGAAGGAAGAAATCAAGGAAATGCTGAAAAAGACTTTAGCTGAAATGGACGATTAA
- the queA gene encoding tRNA preQ1(34) S-adenosylmethionine ribosyltransferase-isomerase QueA — translation MEHNLSDYSFEFPPELIASRTAGKGKTRILHCPKDGGERHIMKAPEIVDLFKPGDCLVVNNTKVIPARLYGKTMHDGEVETLLVQAMIPAEDGSARYEAQVRPGKAFKVGRELMIAGVKTTVESINEDGSRVLRFAVTPVELEAVMNAQGHVPLPPYINRPDDEEDKKAYQTIFAKYSGAVAAPTASLHFSEEMLDALKAKGVYVAEVTLHVGPGTFQNISVEDFTQHKMHGEHYELTQENADIINKAKAAGGRVVTVGTTSTRVVETIADDAGVVRAQKGVTHAFFYPGYRYKIVDGLLTNFHWPKSSLILLVSAFYGRENTLAAYKMAVENQLKLFSYGDGMLIL, via the coding sequence ATGGAACACAATCTTTCTGATTACAGCTTTGAATTTCCGCCGGAACTGATTGCCAGCCGTACTGCTGGTAAGGGCAAGACCCGCATTTTACACTGCCCGAAGGATGGAGGCGAACGCCACATCATGAAGGCTCCCGAAATCGTTGACTTGTTCAAGCCCGGTGACTGTCTTGTGGTGAACAACACCAAGGTGATTCCCGCTCGCCTGTACGGCAAGACCATGCACGACGGGGAAGTGGAAACCCTACTGGTCCAGGCCATGATTCCTGCTGAAGACGGTTCGGCACGGTACGAGGCGCAGGTTCGCCCGGGCAAGGCTTTTAAGGTTGGCCGCGAGTTGATGATCGCAGGAGTCAAGACTACGGTGGAATCCATCAACGAAGATGGTTCCCGCGTGCTGCGTTTTGCGGTGACGCCTGTGGAGCTTGAAGCTGTTATGAATGCTCAGGGCCATGTTCCGCTGCCGCCTTACATTAACCGCCCGGATGACGAAGAAGACAAGAAGGCATACCAGACGATTTTTGCCAAGTATTCGGGTGCTGTGGCCGCCCCGACGGCTAGCCTCCACTTTAGCGAGGAAATGCTCGATGCGTTGAAGGCGAAGGGCGTGTACGTTGCCGAGGTGACACTTCATGTGGGCCCCGGCACCTTCCAGAATATTTCCGTAGAAGATTTCACCCAGCACAAGATGCACGGCGAACACTACGAACTGACGCAGGAAAACGCCGACATTATCAACAAGGCAAAGGCTGCAGGTGGCCGCGTGGTGACTGTGGGTACTACCAGCACCCGTGTGGTGGAAACTATTGCGGATGACGCAGGCGTGGTCCGTGCCCAGAAGGGAGTGACGCACGCATTCTTCTATCCGGGATACCGCTACAAGATTGTGGATGGGCTGCTGACTAATTTCCATTGGCCCAAGAGCTCGCTGATTCTTTTGGTTTCCGCTTTCTATGGGCGTGAAAACACGCTGGCCGCTTATAAGATGGCCGTGGAAAACCAGCTGAAACTGTTTAGCTACGGCGACGGCATGCTGATACTGTAA